AAGGCTCTGCGAGATGCTCAGGAATAGGGGGCCAATATGTTCCTTGCAGAAAAACGTAAAAATGAGCTGGTTCGGCTTGACACGCGCCTGCTGGAAATCGGCTTGGAGTTGCTCAGGAACGCTGATAATGAAAAGCAGCGTCTTGAAATCCACCAGATGATAGAGGAAATTCAGAAACCTAAAACAAGGACCCTAAAAAATGAACGATAACATGATGGAAGAATCAAAGGCGGTTGATGAGCGCAGGCACAACTTTACCATCATCGACAACGAAGTTATTGAGCGCACAGCAGAAATCGGGATTTATGCGCTTGGCGTTTATAGTGTTCTGGTCAAAATGGCTAATGCCGGGAACAAATGTTTTCCAGGCCAGCGCTATATCGCGGCTATGCTTGGGATAAGTGAGCGCAAGGTACGGGACAGTATTGAATCCCTTGAAAAAGCGCACCTCATTACGGTAACTCACAACTACGGGTTTCCAAGTACCTATCATATCACCTGTGTAAAAAAGAAGGGCACCCCAGCACAAAATGCCGCACTACCCCGGCATGACATGCCGGACCCCCCGGCACCACGTGCCGGACTACCCCGGCACCACGTGCCGCCTAATAATATTAATATAACAATACCCAACCAACAAGAGGGCCCGCCGGGGGAAGCGCAAACAACCTTGCACCTTCAGGCATATATCAATCCGTTCAATCAGATCGTCTCAATATTGCGGACACCTGATCTACCGCCCACAGCATATCGACTGGGTATGCTTAAAAGCGCATTTTCCAATGTGAATATCGGCGGATTTGAAAACATAAAAAAGGCGGCCAGGAATTTAATGGCGTCAGATTTTCCCGATAGCTATAAGAGATATGACTGGCTGTTCAATAAGTTCGATTTTGTTGAGCACATTACGGAGCTTTTAATCAAGAAACATGATGTAACACCCAAGGCCAGAAGATACGGTGAAGTACCTGCTGATTGGAGACCTGAGGATGCAAGCAGAACAGCTACCCCATAATGATTACGCTGAAATGGTCACCATAGGTTGCCTGCTTGAGGGCTACGCACCCGAAATGATTCTGGCTGAATTGGTGCCCGAAGATTTCTACGGCGCCGCAAACCGGATTATCTTTTCGACCTGCCGGGACATCGCCGCTGCTGAAGCTCCAATCGGTATCTTCACAGTAGTTGACCGGTTACGCATCGATGGCAATCTCGAAAAAATCGGCGGAGAGGCGTATCTGGCACGATGTACCGGCCAGGTAGTCAGCGCTACCCAGGCAGACGGTGCGGTCTGGGGGGTGAAGGATGCGGCTCTTCTCCGGCACGGTTATCTGGCAACCAACAGAGCAAGCAGAGAATTCGCAATCCCGGGGAAAAATGCAGCGGAGTTGATTGACGGTCTTCAGAGTGAGCTTCTGAAAATCTCCAGCCGGAACAGGGAGATCATCGCTCAGGAAGCAAAGGACCTCATGGCGACGGCTGTCAGTGATATTGACTCTTCAAAGGGAAGGCCAGGACTATCTGGCATAACGACAGGATTCAAACAAATTGATTATTTCACCGCAGGCCTGCAAAAAGGCGAGCTGATTATCCTGGCAGCTCGCCCGAGCATGGGCAAAACCTCTCTTATGCTGAACATCGCGCAGAGTGCTTCCCTGGCAGGGAAGAATGTTTACCTCTTCTCACTGGAAATGAGCACCAGGCAGCTGGCCTTGCGCATGATTTGCTCGGAGGCGGCTGTCAATTCGCACCATGTCCGGACCGGTCATTTCAACAACGAGGAGCATGAACGACTCGTAAAAGCGGCCGCAAAACTGGGCAATTGCCAGCTCAAAATCAATGACAGGGCCGCCGATCTGGCTGAAATTGTGGGCATAGCGAAACGGGAAGCGGAGAATGGCAAACTGGATCTGATCTGTATAGACTACTTGCAGCTGATAAGCGCCCGGTTCGCAAAAAGCGACACCAGGGACCGTGAAATTGGCACCATCACCCGCCAGCTTAAAGGACTGGCAAAAGAACTCGACGTGCCCGTTCTGGCTTTATCCCAGCTTTCTCGCGTGAACGAGGCGCAGAAAGCGAGGCGTCCGACGCTTAATGCCTTGCGTGACTCAGGAAATCTTGAGCAGGACGCCGACACGGTTATTTTCCTCCATTCCGATCAGTATTATGAACGGGAGAGCGCAGACAGCGAACAGCTCGATGAATGGCAAACCGATGTCATGATAGCCAAGCAGCGCAACGGCCCAACCCTGGACATCCCGATGCTTTTCCGGCGTCAGTTTACCCGTTTTTATCCTATCGACGGGATTC
This genomic interval from bacterium contains the following:
- a CDS encoding helix-turn-helix domain-containing protein; this translates as MNDNMMEESKAVDERRHNFTIIDNEVIERTAEIGIYALGVYSVLVKMANAGNKCFPGQRYIAAMLGISERKVRDSIESLEKAHLITVTHNYGFPSTYHITCVKKKGTPAQNAALPRHDMPDPPAPRAGLPRHHVPPNNINITIPNQQEGPPGEAQTTLHLQAYINPFNQIVSILRTPDLPPTAYRLGMLKSAFSNVNIGGFENIKKAARNLMASDFPDSYKRYDWLFNKFDFVEHITELLIKKHDVTPKARRYGEVPADWRPEDASRTATP
- the dnaB gene encoding replicative DNA helicase yields the protein MKYLLIGDLRMQAEQLPHNDYAEMVTIGCLLEGYAPEMILAELVPEDFYGAANRIIFSTCRDIAAAEAPIGIFTVVDRLRIDGNLEKIGGEAYLARCTGQVVSATQADGAVWGVKDAALLRHGYLATNRASREFAIPGKNAAELIDGLQSELLKISSRNREIIAQEAKDLMATAVSDIDSSKGRPGLSGITTGFKQIDYFTAGLQKGELIILAARPSMGKTSLMLNIAQSASLAGKNVYLFSLEMSTRQLALRMICSEAAVNSHHVRTGHFNNEEHERLVKAAAKLGNCQLKINDRAADLAEIVGIAKREAENGKLDLICIDYLQLISARFAKSDTRDREIGTITRQLKGLAKELDVPVLALSQLSRVNEAQKARRPTLNALRDSGNLEQDADTVIFLHSDQYYERESADSEQLDEWQTDVMIAKQRNGPTLDIPMLFRRQFTRFYPIDGIHENDTERARANEWYQN